The Pseudomonadota bacterium genome window below encodes:
- a CDS encoding DUF1328 domain-containing protein yields the protein MLSYAALFLIIALIAALFGFGGIAASAAGIAQVLFWLFLIIFAVSLLMGWGRNSWRWW from the coding sequence ATGCTAAGTTACGCCGCGTTATTTCTAATTATTGCATTGATTGCCGCCCTCTTCGGTTTTGGTGGGATCGCAGCCAGCGCCGCCGGGATCGCTCAGGTCCTATTTTGGCTCTTCCTAATCATATTCGCCGTTAGTCTCCTCATGGGATGGGGTCGGAATTCGTGGCGATGGTGGTAA